A segment of the Pseudomonadota bacterium genome:
TGGTTTTTCCGCGGAGCCACCGCCCGGACCGGCAATACCGGTGGAAGCCACGGCCAGCTTTGCTTTTGTCCGGGATAAAAGACCATCAACCATGGCCTCGGCCACTTCCGGGCTCACCGCCCCGTGAGCTTGAAGCAGCTCCGGCGAAACCCCAAGCAACTCCTCTTTTGCCTGGTTGCTATAGGTTACCAGTCCCCGGTCAAAATAAACGGAACTGCCGGGTACATTGGTAATCCGGTGGGCAATCAAACCGCCGGTACAGGATTCCGCCACCGCCAGCCATAAAGAAAGCGGCGGCAACAACACAGATAGTTTATATTCAGGCATGTTACAGGCCCATCACAAGCAATAAACGCAGAACAACATAAGCCATAATCCCGGCCACCAGGTCATCAACCACTACCCCGATGCCACCGTGCAGGTTTTCATCGCACCAGTTAACTGGAAAAGGCTTAAAAATATCGAAAAAACGAAATAACAAAAAAGCGGCGATGAAACGAGGCCAGGAAAAAGAAATCAAGACAGTGGTTAACAAAAAACCAACAATTTCATCAATGACAATTACGCCGCTATCGGCCTGGTG
Coding sequences within it:
- a CDS encoding CinA family protein encodes the protein MPEYKLSVLLPPLSLWLAVAESCTGGLIAHRITNVPGSSVYFDRGLVTYSNQAKEELLGVSPELLQAHGAVSPEVAEAMVDGLLSRTKAKLAVASTGIAGPGGGSAEKPVGLVYLAGAYNQKRVVKHYQYAGDRLRIKEQAAQHALELLVRLIGTDEAGV
- a CDS encoding phosphatidylglycerophosphatase A, which gives rise to MLTETRENLALFIASGAYVGAVPIAPGTFGTLMALPLWWFFNQLPAWLYLFLLLLLILVAFWSAGEAERILHQADSGVIVIDEIVGFLLTTVLISFSWPRFIAAFLLFRFFDIFKPFPVNWCDENLHGGIGVVVDDLVAGIMAYVVLRLLLVMGL